GCCATGTATGGATAGGCGTCTTTGAGAATTCCGCAAACGCACCCGGATAGTCGAGCGTGTCTTGCAATTCATCATGATGGATCTGCGTCCAGAATTGGCGTTCTTGAAGCTGCATATTGTTCAGGATATCGGCTATGGTGGACACGGGGTAAACGATGATGTCCCTCTTTCGCCCTTGCTCCTCAATCTCCTCTTTCATGTGAGTTAGGAAGAACTTGCCGATTGCGTCAATGATAGAGTCGATTTCAGCCCGGCTTGACTTCATCCAGTCCCACGCCGCCCAGTCTTTCTCTTTCATGAATGACGGCGCCATCCCTTCGCTCGCCATCCATTCTGTCAATTTGGGATTAGACCGGGCGCCGATGATTCCAGCCTGTAGCGTAAAGACGACCCAGCCATTCTTGCATTCCCAGAGTTGCGGGCTTTCTCGCCCGGCAAATGCGGTCGAGGTGCCAAGTCTTTTCACCTCCGTCTTAGATGCATCCCAGGTGGGCAGGGACCAGTTCGTAGACCATATAGCACTTTCCATGGCCGACACATCTACATGTTGTCCTTCACCGGTAAGACCCCGGTGATGATGGGCGATCATCGCCGCCTCCGCGGCTTCCACGCAGGCATGCATATATACCTGCGGAAGGGTAATCCGGACAGGCGCGCGATCGGCATCCCCCATCTGACTAAGCATCAATCCCAAGGCCTGCACCACGAGGTCCGAGCCTTTGTAGTTCGAGTAAGGACCGGTCTGACCAAAATCCGTGATCGAGGTCATGATAAGCCCGGGATTAATCAAAGCCAGATGCGGGTAATCAAGGCCAAGGCTCGCCATATAGCCGGGCGGAAACGACTCTAAGACAAAATCCGTACCTTCGACGAGATTTCTAAATAAATCCTTTCCTTCAGTAGTTTCAAGATCAAGGGTGATGCCCCGTTTGTTGGCATTGTACGCGAACCAGTAGAGACTCTTCTCCGGATCAGATAGGCCATGATAGAACGGCGGCTTGTTGCGGCATGGATCACCGCCAGGCGGTTCTATCTTTATCGTGTCCACTCCCAGATCGGCCAGGATCTTGCCGCAGAAGAAGCCCTTGCCATCTGTTAAATCAAGTGCTCTGTATCCCTGCAGGATTTCACTTGCCATTCTTATCGCATCGCCCCCTCTTCATCTTTACGAACGCCTGGTTATGCAACCTGATGCATATTACTTCAACGCTGAGATCACCATGGCTACGCCAGAACACCACCGTCTATGGGTAAGCCGACCCCGGTGATGTAGGACGCGTCATCTGACACGAGAAACAATGCCACGGCGGCGATTTCTTCTGCACTCCCCAGCCTTCCCATCGGTATATGGGCAGTCCGTGAGAAAAGGCTCATATCGTAATCCCTGTCTGCTGATGCCAGAATAGAAGTGTCGACTGAACCCGGGCAAATGCAGTTCACCCGTATATGGTCGTGAGCGAGAACCCGGGCGAGAAACCTTGTCAGAAGGAGCAAACCGCCCTTGGCCGCGGTATATGCGGGGCTCATCTTTTCGAGATTGTAAAGGGGGCTCTTTCCTCCGCCCGCACTCAAAGATCCTATGGACCCCGTGTTTAATATGTTGCCACCGCCCTGTTTTCTCATGATGGGAATGGCAAGCTTGCTGGCAAGAAACGGTCCGGTAAGCATGACGTCAATTCCCCTACGCCATTCTTCTTCGGTGATCTCGTCCAAGGGTTTGGAGATAAAACCCGCATTGTTGAACAGAATATCGAGCCTGCCGTAACGGTTCTCTGCTAAGCTCATCATAGAAGCAATCTCCGCCGAGGATGCGACGTCAGCCTGAGCAAAAATTGCTTCTCCTCCTCGCTCTCTTATTATACGAACAACCTCTTCCGCCGGTTCACTTGCAATATCTGCTACTATCACACGTGCTCCTTCACCGGCAAAGAGAAGTGCGCTCGCTCTCCCAATCCCTGATCCGGCGCCTGTAATGAGTGCAACTTTGTTCTTCAACTTCAATAGATCGGACCTCTTACTTCATACATACCACCTATTGCTCGATCGCGACCAGAGCCTTGCTGTTCATTCATTCGTTCTCACCCATGGGCACTTTCTTCTTTGTCATCAAGGGAACGAGCGAAACTAAGACGGCAATGACAATAAAGGCAAGGGCAACAGGCCGGGCAAAGAAGATCGTCAGACCTCCCGACGCCACGGACTGCCTGACCGAAAGCTCCAGCATGGGTCCTAACACAAACCCCAGGGCAAGCGGAGCAATGGGCCAACGGGCTTTCTTCATGAAGTAACCAAGCACGCCGGCGCCGATGGCGATCCAGACATCCATCATGGTGCTGCGTCCCGAGTAGGCGCCGACAACACAGAGGCCAAAGATGGCAGGGGCAAGAT
This genomic stretch from Syntrophorhabdaceae bacterium harbors:
- a CDS encoding glucose 1-dehydrogenase; the protein is MKLKNKVALITGAGSGIGRASALLFAGEGARVIVADIASEPAEEVVRIIRERGGEAIFAQADVASSAEIASMMSLAENRYGRLDILFNNAGFISKPLDEITEEEWRRGIDVMLTGPFLASKLAIPIMRKQGGGNILNTGSIGSLSAGGGKSPLYNLEKMSPAYTAAKGGLLLLTRFLARVLAHDHIRVNCICPGSVDTSILASADRDYDMSLFSRTAHIPMGRLGSAEEIAAVALFLVSDDASYITGVGLPIDGGVLA